In Pseudophryne corroboree isolate aPseCor3 chromosome 2, aPseCor3.hap2, whole genome shotgun sequence, the sequence TAGAgtgaaattgaggttcttagcacaaatattgGATAAAAAATGTGGGCCCACCTACCACGGCCAAGTGACTTCATCATGTGAGTCTCAcacatccctaatactgacatattatatacatATTGTATATCAAGGTCTTACCTATCATAGTGCCACTTCTAAAATGTAGACAGCAAATGCAAGGCCCTGTATAATTAAAAGGACAAGTGGGTCGGGTGCTAGTGTAGGCAGAAGGCCTCTCTACTTACAAGTGTATACACATACACGAATACAGAGTAAAAAGGCTGAGCTGGGCTctacaccctaattttaaacatatgtAAACCCTAATttcactccatgttaaattgtagagtttactGTAATTGTGCTGATTAccagttcttagtgcttagagtgtgcacctgcattttcttttttttatctgtgtggtCTATATAGATTCTGTCTGAAATCCTCCAGGGACCCTTTTGCAGTGTTTgtgtacagcagaggttctcaaactcggtcctcgggggcccacacagtgcatgttttgcaggtctcctcacagaatcgcaactgaaataattagctccacctgtggaccttttaaaatgtgtcagtgagtaattaatacacctgtgcacctgctgggttacctgcaaaacatgcactgtgtgggctcccgaggaccgagtttgagaacctctggtgtacagTATTGAGCTCAATGAGCTACTGTGGGGACGCCAACTCTGGGGCTTTACATCACTTCCAGGGAGCCATGAGTGTGAGCTGGCATTACTGCTCTCTAGGGAACTGATGTTCCTTTTTACTATTCTATGCTGACTAAAATACACCATATTATATgaacaaaaaaaatctatattaataaaaaaaactcatgttataGGACAAAAATGTCATGCTTCATCATGTGGCTCGCTGTGCTGGTGGTGTTGGTCCTCATCCTCATGTACAGATGGTACAGGCAGAGTCAGATATTGGAGAATCTCACAGATAAATATGTTTTCATCACCGGATGTGACTCTGGATTTGGGAACATGTTGGCAAAGCAGCTGGACAGACGTGGAATGAGGGTTCTGGCTGCTTGTTTCTCTGAGAAAGGAGCTGGGACCCTGAAGAAGGAAACCTCCAGCAGGCTGCAGACTGTAATACTTGATGTTACTGACAGCACAAGTGTGAGCTCTGCTGCCAAGTGGGTATCCAATACTGTTGGAAATAAaggtgattttatttttattttttattttccagtCCTACTGTATTAATATTATAACCGTCATGAAGTGTTAGGGTAGAGAGCAAAGTGAAAATGCACGAGTAAGAATTTGCTGCATTTGCTATATTTCAGTGTCTATGTTTTGCTGTAAATATTTGATATAATCTATTCCTCTCTAATCTGAAACTGTTGAATGAATCCATAAATCTGCAATATGGAGACACTCTATAATAAATGTATCTATAAACTATAGGCAGGTAGGGAAATAGTGTGTAGGGTAGACATTTAGTTACCAAGTTTGCTGGCAGTTTAACTTTGGATTATCTACAATGTGCGCATTACACTCAAATATGACAGCACCCTATAATTACTGCCTCCCCTCTGCTGTCATTCAACCCATAAATGTACATGCTAAGTCACAGACTTGTTATTTGCAAAAATCTTCTTCAACATGGTCACATGATCATTTGATTAAAAATGTGTAGCGTCTGAGAAAGATAAGTTACTGTGACTTTTTAGGCAATTCTATTTTCCAACTTCCAATTTTATGTACCGCAGGGCTCTGGGGCGTGGTGAATAATGCTGGTTATAGTTTGGGTGTTGCCCCTAATGAGTGGCAAAAAATTGAAGATTATGCCAAGGTGCTGAATGTGAATTTGCTCGGTATGATCAACGTGACAGTGCACCTGCTGCATCTTGTCCGAAAGGCCCAGGGGCGCATTGTTAATGTATCCAGTGGTGTGGGAAGACTGTCTACATTTGGAGGAGGATACTGTCCATCTAAGTTTGGTGTGGAAGCCTTCTCAGACAGCCTAAGGTGAGTTACCATAATCTGTGACCTGTACACTGCTGGTTGAGTACTGTATGTGTAGGTGCAAACTATTACCTAAGCCTCAAATAAAGAGGTACAGAAGTATCCTCATACACTTATTGTTTATGCACTATGTGGTGGAAGATGCATGACATGAATTACACAATCTGTCTGGAATTTGTATAAGGTTGTAGATTAATGATGCGTGGTGCGAGGCATGTTGCGGCTTCAAACGAACCTCCGTAATTTTGCCTTTGGACACAGGTTAGCCGCTGCATGCTCAGACATTACCCTGGGTACCCATGTGTTGTTTTTTGGTCACTTTAGTGATGCAAACAAGATGCACAATTTGTGAAAAAGTCTATGGCAAGTAGCATGGGGTATAGGGGCATATCTTATGATGAGATGAATGTGTGAAAAAAATTCTTAATGGTGATTAATAGCTTGTATATTAATCCACTGACGAAGTCTTTATGAGAGATGAAATGCGTTGGATATTATTTTAGTTAAAATAGAATTGTGATTACAGATGAGCGTGGAGTCTGATGTTTTCGTTTTGCTTTTAATGTCATCATCGTGTTTTGTAAAACCATCCTCAATTGTTTTGGTTcggatttaggtggtcattccgagttgatcgctcgctagcagtttttagcagccttgcaaacgctatgccgcctcccactgggagtgtattttagcttagcagaagtgtgaacgaaaggatcgcagagcggctacaaaattattttgtgcagtttcagaatagcttcagacctactcagcgcttgcgatcacttcagactgttcagttcctgttttgacgtcatgaacacaccctgcattcacccagccacgcctgcgtttttcctggcacgcctgcgtttttctgaacactccctgaaaacggtcagttgacacccagaaacgccctcttcctgtcaattactctgcggccagcagtgcgactgaaaagcttcactagaccttgtgtgaagctacatcgttcgttgtaatagtacgacgtgtgtgcgcattgcaccgcatatgcatgcgcagaagtgccggtttttttgcctggtcgctgcgcagcgaccgaaaacagctagcaatcaactcggaatgacccccttaaagtcTTGGGTTTGGGATTTcttgaaaattgataaaaacagataaaatcatgtaattttttttCAATCCAAAACAAAAAATGGGATTTAAAATTTGAAATCAGAACCGCGATCTCCTCAGAAGTTCTGAACTGGGACTCGGTTCAGAATGCAAAATTTGTGTGGGTTCGGATTTCTAAAGAcccaaactgctcatctctaattgttataTGTTAGCAATTGAGTCAGCCATACATTTGAGGTCATCAAGCTGTGTCAATTCAATCAAGTTTCAAACTGACTGATGTGGCAATGTCTGCGATgagaaagaaattatctgatatgctgtactgtattaatattaaatgttttaaAGAAACAACCACTTCCACCCTTTTAAATCAATACATAGCAGCGATCTTCAAACCCGCAATTGTTCAATAAAGAAAAGGAAATCTATATCAGGTATCACTGATTATACATCCAGCTTCCATATTAATAGCTTATTTTTCCTCTGCAGAAGGGAAATGAGAGACTTTGGGGTAAAAGTTTCCATCATAGAACCAGGAGCATTTCAAACCACGATTATAGCAAGTGACATGCATGTAAATTTCTTAAGGCGTCTGTGGGAAAATCTCCCTACAGCAGTGAAGGAGAGCTATGGCCACCGCTACTATGAAAAATGTAAGTTATTAAATCTATTCATTACTTAATTTAAAGAGTCCATATCTGAATAAAATGACATTCATATTTGAATaaattcatatacacattatatatatattagaatgtaagctctcactaacagggccctcttctctcatgtgcttttctgtcttttaCTTAAACCATATTATATATATTCCATacttcctttgatggcaccaaataccTGGGTTTTCTGCCAACCTGACActcatttcagtgttgtctgctgacgcagctatgtttatacaggttgagtatcccatatccaaaatgcttgagaccagaagtattttggatataggatttttccgtattttggaataactgcataccataatgagatatcatggcgaagggacctaagtctaagcacagaatgcatttatgtttcatatacacattatacacacagcctgaaggtcattttagagaatatttttaataactttgttcattaaacaaagtgtgtgtacattcacacgatTCATttgggtttcatatacaccttatcaggggcggattgggaacaaaaagtggccctggaaaaatttgtactagtggccccacatgggcagcaccagaggtgtaaggtctggccatgggccatggcagcagcaccctccccccaagactttccagatagtgggcatgtccagcatcaagggggaagttaaaaagaaataaaaataaatattatgagcacattatatgatacaccttcaaaatttaggaaactatatcattctttagaaatatatattttcttgcttattacaccaaccgtatcccaatcactattcactcaatcttatatgtcagccaagcaggcagacagagcatacactagatcatctgcaatcacaggctaagtggcaaagtcattttcatatatgcaaattatttagcatcttattcattatgtctataaaaaggaccacatatcctcaaacaaaacaggccccgcgggtgcgtcggcccaccgggaatcttccctgtgaaccctatggccaatccgcctctgcaccttatacacacagcctggaggtcatttaatacaatattcttaataactttgtgtattaaatgcaGTTTGTGTGCatggagccatcagaaaacaaaggtttcactatctcagtcacactcaaaaaattctgtatttcggaatattctgtatttcggaatatttggatatgggatactcaacctgtataccctgTTGTCTTGAACTGTTAGTCTGTTTATTGTTTTTCTTACTTGTTtaagtactctgtaattgggcgctgcggatccctttgtggcgccatttaaataaagaataataataatttaatgtgACAAGGATCATATACATCGGGTACAGGTCAAAACGGAAGGTTTCTTTTTTTCCACAAGTTAGGTCACTCACATGGTGTAACAGCAGTTCACAGCATAAGACTCtataggggtgattcagagctgattgtaaatgtgctaaatttaacacagctacgatcagattctcatacatgtggggggacgcccagcacagagcaagtccgCTCCGCATTTCTGGCCCTGCCCCCCGCCCCCCACCAGCACagcgcctgcgcagcctagctgcgctggtaggcggctacccaccatgtcccgggtcgcagcggctgcgtgtgatgtcacgcagctgccgcgactcGCCCCGCAACTGTCCGGACATGCCTGTGATGTCtggaccgtgccccaccaacggcgttctaatgctgtTGACACACCCCCTCCAGCCCCGCAGCCCTgaaatgctgttagcatctcactgggctcccggggtgcacatACGCAGAGTGCCCGCTGTGCGAGCATACTCCACTAAGGCCTTCAAACTGCGATCGctaccgctgcagcaatccagtctgaattaggcccaatgttctgaCTAGCAAAGTTGGTACAGACTCCACTTTCAGTGATTCTACTGCCTACTTAATCGCCAAGCACTACGATTCCATAGTTGAGTACTTGCGTTCTCTGGGCAGCAATTTCcggctaaggtagaggatggggTTCTCCTCCCCATCAACCTCTAGGGAAAAGACTGCCCTAACCCTGTCCCAGAGGCCTGCGTCTGCAATATGAACTACTTCTTGAAATCAGGAACCTGCAAAACAGGCTCTGCGCATAAGTCTTgccttaaatcctgccaagcagtctCTGCTGGTCTAGACCATATTAttttgtctggggactgtttcttcagacactcagtTAGCGGTGCCACCCTAGTGGCAAAATCACGAATAAACCTGCAATAATAGCCTACTGGACCAAGACTTACACATTGGTTTACCTCATGAGCAATGCTTCTACTTTATTAGGTTGAAGCTTAACTTGCCCTCTGCCTACAATATAACCCAAGTACTTTGCCTCCACCATCCCGATGGCACACTTCTCTTGGTTAGCTGTGAAATCCTGTAcccgtagagactgtaacactgttTCCACCTTCGGAAGGTGCGACTCCCAGTCAGAGCTAAAAATGAGAATGTCATTTAAATATGCCGAGGCATATTCCCTATGAGGCCAGAGCAACTTGTTCATAGCTCTTTGGAAGGTTGCAGGGGCTCCATGTAAACCAAAGGGCAGTAATTTATACTAAAAGAGACCCTCTGTGATGGAAAAGGCTGTCTTGGCTTTGGCAGCTTCAGTCTAAGGAATTTGCCAGTACACTTCTGTTAAGTCAAGAGTTAGAACTACTGAGGTTTTGCTAACTTTTCTACTAATTCGTCAACTCGGGGCATAAAGTAGGAGTCAaactgagaaactttatttaaTTATTGATAATCATTACAGAATCTTAAGGCTCCTGAAGGCTTAGGCACTAAGACAATGGGATTATTTTATTCACTGTTTGACTCCTCTATGACCCCTAGATGCAGCATCTCCTCCATTTCCTGTTTTACTGCTTCCCGTTTAGCCTCAGGTATGCaatatggcctttgttttatcaccacaCCACCCCGGATGGAGTAATAATATCATGTTGTATGATTTGGGTTTTCCCCAGGATGGCCGATAAGACATCCTGGTACCATGCTACCAAGTCTACCATTTCTTGTTTCTGGCTGGTATTCAAGGTGACTTCCATGGGAACCTGACAATCTTGGGTTTTCATGGCCACTTATGAGAGCTGACTGGTATTTTCTTTCCAGGGTTTTAGtaattaacatggtagatttggacTTCCTTCTACCCTCTTGTCAAACCTTACAGTTAACAGGTCCCACCTCCTGCATGATCTCATAAGGGCCTCACCACTTTGCATACAATTTACTTTCAGTGGTGGGTAAGAGAACCAGTACCTTGTCTTCTTGATTAAAGGATCGGTTAACTGCAGTTATTAACGTTGTTGAGTCCTGTTCATATGTCTTTTCAGAAGTGGCTCAATTTGCTTTAAGCGGTCATACAGTTGAGTCACGAACTGAACCATGTTAGGCTCTTGGGGTGATTGCTGCCACCACCCTTACTTTAACAGATCTGAAATTCCCCTGGGTTTTCTACCATAGAGAAATTAGAAGGGTTTTAACCCCATAGAGGGTTGATGTACCTCTCGAACTGCAAACATCAGATAGGGATGGGTAGGTCTCAATCATGCTTCTCCTGAGACACCGCCCtttttatcatttgcttaagggttcaGTTAAAGCATTTAACCAGgacgtctgtctgcgggtggtaaactgAAGTAGTAATTCGATCCACCCCTAACAGACAGCAAAGAtctttcattaatttagacacaaaggGGTACCCTGGTCCATCCGGTCTTCTAATGGTATTTCCAAATGAGTCCATAGCATTAGTAATTCCCAGGCAATGCTGCTAGACTTCATATTACATAACGGTATGGCTTCCGGGTATCTGGTAGCATAGTTAACCCCTACTAATATATATTGATGCCCACGAGTAGATTTCTCCACCAGCCCTATCAAATTCATACCAATTTGCTCAAAATAGGCATGGAAATGATAGGCCTTCTGGAAATGATTTCCATGCCTATTTTGAGCCAAGGGTGCGCTAAATTTTGGCCGGGGTGCTGTCTACTGACACACTGGGCATTCTTTACTGCCACATAAattcctggccaaaagaaccttaactgtgTACACTGGAGAGTTTTTTCCaacccctaaatggccaccccacagATGCTTGGGAGCCGCCCTCATTACCATCTGCTTGTGTTTCCGGGGAACCAACAACTGGTCTAATTTTGTATCCTGCAAATAACAGACACAGTACAATAAATCATTTTTTCAATACAAAGTATGGTAATGCAGTAGTTATCTTACCATTAACTTCTACAACACTTTCAAATGCATTTATGAAATTTCCGTCATTTTGTTGGTCCCGCCCAAATTGCTGTAAAGACATTCTTTCACCAATGGGAGACTAATGTGCCTCTGTCTTGTTGTTCCCCTGATGCTCACTAGTCAAGGAGGATTTCACAGTCATAGAACTTTGGCATCCTGTAGATCTTGGTTCCTGGAATCCCTCAGACTCTGCAGATGCCATGCCAACTAACCACCTCATACAGTAACGGAAAGTCACAGCCTAAAATCAGCAGAAAAGGAGGACTGGAGGTTAGCGCGGCTACCACTTTCACTGGTCGCCCTGTAATCACCACTGCCAGGTGCACTCATGGGTATTCTTCTATATCTCCATGTACGCTTAGCACCGTTACAGGGGGTAACACCTGTTCAGCCTTGGGAGGAACCAAGTTAGCAGAGATGATGGTCAATTCACTGCCAGTATCAACTAATGCCAAGGCCTCTTGGCCTTCAATTTGTACCATCAGACGAAACAGGGTGGTTCCCGCCATGGAAAAACTTCCAGCAGGCATGCTGACAACAGGCCAAGTGGTTTTCCCTGCGTTGCAATCCATTGGTTCACCCTGCTTTGGGCAGTTTCGAAGTACAGTATATGACCAGATTCACAGCACTCAAAACACACAGCTGGAGGTGGGTTTTTGGGTTTGAGAATTGGGTCCTGGGTTCTGAGTTTAGGTATTGGCTGCAACCCTTGCATGGCTTTATTTAATTTACCAAATGTCAGATAAAACTCAATTACCACTGATAACTCCTGAAATGTTTGTGGGTAAGCCTGTAGGGCCCGTTGTTGTACAACCTGGTCTAATACCCATAGAGCATGATCTAGAGCAACCATTTCCACCACACAATGTGAAGAGTTGTTATCCGGCTGCAACCAGGCTTTACTCAGTCAGGCTAGCTTTGCCAATTGAGCCATAAGAGACTCAGACGGGCTCAGCCGCTACTCATGAAACTCCTGGGCTTTACTCGGGCCCGTCACCCCAACCCTGATGAGTATAGCCTCTTTCAAATGATAGGATAGGAGCTGGTCTCAGACACAGGAGCTAATTTGGCAGGCCACTCCTCACCTGGCCATTTTAACCAAGTAACAGCACGTTCAAAGGTGCACAAAAATGCCTCTATATCCTCTCCTGCTCACCTTTTTTCATATTCTTTATTTCAGCATGTAGTAACTGAATCTGAGTTAGCTGCCCTGCAGCCACCTCAGCAAACACTTTCATCATCTCCTCCATATTACACTGCTGTTTCACTTTGTCGACAAACTTAGCAGGCTTAATTAACTCTCTCTGATGTGCCAGTTTCACAAAACAGATTAGTATACCACTTATTATGTGCACATTTCTGTCTCACTGGCAACTCAACTGTAATTAATTACACTTAACAACATTCCTGGCCTCCAGGTCACATATACAGAAGTAAATCGTTTTGTTAAGTTGTAAAAATGCTGCCATTTTAAGGTACAACTTGCCCACTTACTTAACCAGGTGCTGCTAGTACAACTCAGACTCAATTTAATCCTGGGTCCTTTGCTGTGTAGTACCCTTCCGAAGACCAACCTGACATACCTGTCCACCCAGCTTGGTCTTGTTGACATTTGGAGACTCCACAACCCTA encodes:
- the LOC135011397 gene encoding retinol dehydrogenase 7-like, with protein sequence MSCFIMWLAVLVVLVLILMYRWYRQSQILENLTDKYVFITGCDSGFGNMLAKQLDRRGMRVLAACFSEKGAGTLKKETSSRLQTVILDVTDSTSVSSAAKWVSNTVGNKGLWGVVNNAGYSLGVAPNEWQKIEDYAKVLNVNLLGMINVTVHLLHLVRKAQGRIVNVSSGVGRLSTFGGGYCPSKFGVEAFSDSLRREMRDFGVKVSIIEPGAFQTTIIASDMHVNFLRRLWENLPTAVKESYGHRYYEKCVKGLESLERTASPRIHMVPDCMEHAVTAVYPWTRYSPGWDCKFYFIPLSYLPTVISDYVLCRSAPKPACM